One Chromatiales bacterium 21-64-14 DNA window includes the following coding sequences:
- a CDS encoding sulfotransferase — MDRNAVPRKTRELQSHHFDSTIWNDFKFRDDDIVIATYAKSGTTWMQQIIAQLLFDGREGLNVPEMSPWMDLRIPPKADKLASVEQQEHRRFVKTHLPVDALVFSEKAKYVYIGRDGRDVLWSLYNHHATANEAWYEALNDSPGRVGPPIGQPPSSIIQYYHDWLDQDGQPWWPFWENVRSWWAIRGLPNVYMTHFANLKSDMGAEIRRIAEFLDIPVNEQRWEAILRHCSFEYMKAHAEKSVPLGGIFWEGGAATFIHKGTNGRWRAILTEDEIAEYERRAVRELGLACAHWLESGRTS, encoded by the coding sequence ATGGACAGAAATGCCGTTCCCCGAAAAACTCGCGAACTCCAGAGCCACCATTTCGACTCCACGATCTGGAATGATTTCAAATTCCGGGACGATGACATCGTAATCGCGACCTATGCCAAGTCGGGAACGACCTGGATGCAACAGATCATCGCGCAGCTGCTGTTTGATGGCAGGGAGGGTCTGAATGTCCCGGAAATGTCGCCTTGGATGGATCTTCGGATTCCTCCGAAGGCGGACAAGCTTGCCTCGGTCGAGCAGCAGGAGCACCGCAGGTTCGTCAAGACGCATCTGCCGGTAGATGCCTTGGTGTTTTCTGAAAAGGCTAAATACGTTTATATCGGCAGGGATGGCCGCGACGTTTTGTGGAGTCTGTACAATCACCATGCGACAGCGAACGAAGCTTGGTACGAGGCCCTGAATGATAGTCCCGGGAGGGTCGGACCGCCCATCGGCCAACCACCGTCGTCGATCATCCAGTATTATCACGACTGGCTCGATCAGGATGGCCAGCCATGGTGGCCGTTCTGGGAAAACGTGCGGTCATGGTGGGCCATTAGAGGCCTTCCGAATGTCTATATGACGCATTTCGCCAATCTCAAGAGCGACATGGGTGCCGAGATCCGAAGGATCGCGGAGTTTCTCGATATTCCCGTCAATGAGCAACGATGGGAGGCGATCCTGCGGCACTGTAGCTTCGAGTATATGAAGGCGCACGCTGAGAAAAGTGTACCGCTGGGCGGCATTTTCTGGGAGGGTGGAGCGGCGACGTTTATCCACAAGGGCACAAACGGTCGCTGGCGCGCCATTCTCACGGAAGACGAGATCGCCGAATACGAGCGCCGTGCCGTTCGGGAACTGGGTCTTGCGTGTGCCCACTGGCTGGAGAGCGGAAGAACGTCTTGA